In the genome of Gammaproteobacteria bacterium, the window CTGGGTTGACGGGGTTATGTGTACTCATGTCTGTTTCCTTATTTGATGGCCGGATATCGACAATCGGTCCTGATGTGATGTTGCCTCGGGGGTCACTCTGCCAGAGGCCGATTGCGGATATTTAGGCTTTTCTGTAACGAAAAAATCCGAACACCTTTCAGTGTCCGGACTTTTCAAACCAATAAACTGCTAAGTAGACTTACTTGAACAGTTTGGCTTTGTCAACAATATCGACGTGAGCGCGCTTGAAACACGTCCACTTTTGAGTCTCTTTGCTGTAGATGGAGTTGACAAAACAGTGCCAGTTCTCTTCATCAACAAAGTTTTTATCCATGCGGTAGTAGAAACCAGGATAACGTGACTCTTCACGGAACTCGATGTGCTTCATGTGCGCTTCAGCAGTCAGGATGCGATGGTAGTTTTCCCATGCACGCAGCAATTCGTGCAGATCTTTCGCACGCATTTTTTCTGCATCTTCCTTCAGCATGTCCATCTTCTCACCAGCAACCCGCAGCATTTCTGCGTTGGTGTTGTAGTAAGTAGAACAACCGGCAACGTACTCATCCATAATTTTTTGCAGACGGAACTGCAACATTTTAGGGGTGATGTAGTTCGGGTTGACGTCGATCGCAGTACTGTAGTCTTTGAACTCCAGGAAGGTACGAACGGGTTGATAAATGGCATCAACCAAGGTGTCAATGTCGGTATCCAACTCAGGTGAGAAGTCTTGGTTGTCAATGCAGTACTTGACCATGGACTTAGCAGCCATCCGACCTTCAGCGTGAGAGCCAGAGGAGAACTTATGCCCAGAAGCACCAACACCATCACCGGCGGTGAACAGACCACTGACGGTGGTCATACCACGGTAGCCCCAGTTCCAACCTGAAGGCAGGTGGCCTGGCACTTTGTCGGCTTCGTCATGTTCTTCAGTGGTGGGTGCACCAACGTCCGTAGGACCAGAGGTCCAGATACCACAACAACCGGAGTGAGAACCCAACAGGTAGGGTTCGGTAGGCATCAGCTCGGAGTTTTTCTTCTCAGGCTCAATGTTTTCACCAACCCAGACACCACATTGGCCGATACACATATCGAGGAAATCTTCCCACGCTTCTGCTTCCAGATGTTTCACTTCGCGAGGAGACAAGGTTTTGCGCAAGTTAGCCAGAGCGGTAACGGTGTCCATCCAGATGGGACCACGACCTTCTTTCATCTCTTTCAGCATTAAGTGGTTACGCAAGCAAGACGCAGGAACCGCTGCCTGACCGTAAGGAGGGTAGTCGTTCAGCATCTCTTTGTTGCGATCCATGTACACTTCACCAAAAGCGTTGGTTGCTTTGGCTTTGAAGAGCAGGAACCACGCGCCAACAGGACCGTAACCGTCTTTAAAACGGGTGGGTACAAAGCGGTTTTCCATCATGGTCAATTCAGCACCGGCTTCGGCAGCCATGGAATAGGTAGAACCTGCATTCCAAACGGGGTACCACGCACGGCCTTGACCTTCGCCTACGGAACGAGGACGGAAGATGTTGACACAACCACCCGCGGCCAACAGGATCGCTTTGGCTTTGTAAACCACGATTTTGTGATCACGAGTAGAGAAACCCACTGCGCCAGCGATGCGGCTAGGATCGTTTTTGTCGTTGATCAGTTTGACGATGAAGATACGTTCTTCAATGCGGTCAATACCGAGGGATTTTTTCGCAGCTTCAGCAACGATCCATTTGTAGGATTCGCCGTTGATCATGATTTGCCATTTACCAGAACGTACGGGTTTGCCGCCGTCTTTCAATGAGGTCATGCCTTTAGAGCCGTCAAAACGCTCGCCGTTTTCGTCGGTTTTCCAGATGGGCAGACCCCATTCTTCAAACAGATGTACGGATTCATCAACCACACGACCGAGATCGTAGGCTAAATCATCACGGGTCAGCCCCATCAAATCGTTAGAGACCATGCGCGCGTAATCCGCAGGATCCTGCTCAGCACCGATGTAGGTGTTGATCGCAGAGAGACCCTGGGCAACCGCACCAGAACGATCCATTGCGGCTTTATCAACCAGTTTGATCTTCAGATCAATACCGTGCTCTTCTTTTGCTTTTTTTGCCCAAGGCATGATTTCGTACGCAGCACCGCAACACGCCATGCCACCACCAATCATGAGGATATCAACCTCTTCTTGGACTACCTCTGGATTTCCAAATTCACCAGCCATTCTTCTAATTCCTCAAATTTTTTCAAAAAATGCGTCAATAACGACAAAGGTCAAGTTACTTACGGATCAGCTCGCTGGGATCGCCTTCGCGGAAACCGTTCTGTTCTTTGTGGTTGAAGAAACCGATTTTTTCGATGTTGGCCATATCAGCTTCTGCTTTGCCACCGTAACAATCGATAGAACCTTCAGGTGTGGTACGGATAGGGAATTTGAAGCGTTTCAAGGTGCCGTTACGGAATTTGATCGTCCACATAATGGAGTCAGAACCACGCAGAGGCTGCACAGAACCACCCAAAGGCACAACGTCAGCGTAGTGACGTGCTTCAATGGCGTTTTGAGGACAGATTTTCACGCAGGAGTAACACTCCCAGCACTGCTCAGGCTCTTGGTTGTATGATTTCATCGCGTGGCCGGTTTCAGAACCGTCTTTGTCGAGTTTCATCAAATCGTGGGGGCAGATGTACATGCAAGCAGTCTTATCTTGACCTTTACATCCATCACATTTCTCAGTACGTACGAACGTTGGCATCGTAGTAACTCCTTAAGGGGTCGTAGTGAACTACAAAAGTGCTCATAGAGAGCCGGTTTCTTCATTTTTCAAAAAAACCAATTAGGGTAGGATTTTTCTGAATTGCACCACTTTATAGAGGGTTGGTGGGTAAAATCCAAACAGAATTTCCTTTGTGGTCATAAGGCAAGCTTATAAATCTATTTTATTTCCTTTCTGTTGGTGCTTGGGTTGGTTGCCTGTTTGTGCCAATATCTGTTTGCGAAAGTGAGGTTAGATGGATGTTAATGGCAATGAAAATAATAAGTTTATGACTACTGAAACGTATCGTTGTGTGGTGATGTTTGCGGATGTGGCGGGAAGTACCCGACTTTACGAGGAGTTGGGGGATCAACTGGCGCAACAAGTGATCGCTGAACGTCTCGTTTCTATGGCAGCCGTGGTGGAGCGTTTTCAAGGTACGGTGATTAAAACCATCGGTGATGAGATCATGGTGCGTTTTGATGAGCCGGACCTGGCTGTGATGGCAGCCTGTCATATTCATGAACTGGGTGCCTCAAAAACGGTGCAGGGAGTGATTCTTTCTGAGCACATTGGTCTGCACTACGGCTCGACGGTGCTTTCCAATGGCGATCTGTTTGGTGATGCGGTCAATGTGGCCGCACGTCTGACCAGTGTGGCGCGTGGCGGGCAAATTATGACTTCACAAGAGACCATGGATCGACTCTCTGACGATTTGAGTCTGTTGGCGCGCCGTTTTGATCTGACAAAAGTTAAGGGACGCAGCCAGCCGATTATTATGTATGAGGTGATTTGGGAGTCGGAGGATGACGTTACCGGCATTCATGAGCAGGGAGTCACTCGTCCCTTGGCGCTGGAGCCGTTGCTGCTGCGTTGTCACACGGAAGAGCGCACTCTGCTACCCAATTCAGTGATGTTGTTGGGGCGTGGCAGTCAATGTGATTTGGTGATTAAAGGTAATGCGATTTCGCGCTTGCACGCCTTTATTGAGTATCACAATGGTAAATTTATCTTGCGTGATGAGAGCACCAATGGGACTTATGTGAAAATGAAAGAGGGGCGTGCTGTCTACCTACGTCGAGAGGAGTTGCCGTTGCTCGGCTCAGGGGTGATCAGTTTGGGTGCGCCGGTCAGAGAACCGGATCATCGCCTGCTCTATTTTGATGCGCAACAGGGTGAAGAGCAAGCAGAGAGTGAAGCGGAAAAACTCACTGTTTTGATCGGTGTTCAGCCTGTTAAAATGAGCCGTTAGTTTTGTGGTGTTTCACGAAATTGTTCAAATTCACGTTTGCTGAGGGCTTTTTGGTAGGCTTCCTCACCGGTGATGAGTTGTTGATCGAGCAGTTTGCGTAAGGCTCCATCCATCGCTTGCATCCCCAGCAAGGCACCACTTTGCATCACATCATCCAGCTGATTGGTTTTACCTTCGCGCAGCAGATTGGAGACCGCCGAGGTGTTGATCAGGATTTCAATTGCGGCAACTCTGCCGCTGCCGTCGGCTCGCCGAGCCAACTGTTGAGAAATAATGCAGCGCAAAGAGGTGGAGAGCATGGTGCGCACCTGAGCCTGCTTGGAGGAGGGGTAGGAGTTGATGATGCGATCCACGGTGTCGGAGGCGCGGTTGGTGTGCAGCGTCCCCAATACCAAGATGCCGGTTTCAGCGGCAGTGACCGCGAGGCTGATGGTTTCATGGTCGCGCATCTCACCGACCAGAATGGCATCGGGATCTTCACGCAAGGCCGAGCGCAGTGCGCTGGCAAAACTGGGTGTGTGTAAACCAACTTGGCGTTGGCTGATCAGGCACTGCTTGCGCTGGTGGGTAAACTCAATCGGATCTTCAATGGTGATGATGTGACCCTTCTTTTTGCGATTGATGGAGTCCACAATCGCAGCCAGCGTGGTGGACTTGCCTGAGCCGGTTTTGCCAGTGACTAAAATCAAGCCCTGTTTGTCCATGCTGAGGCTGGAAATGATGCTGGGCAGCCCGAGTTCTTCAAGGCTCATGGCTTTATTGGGGATGGCACGAAAGACCATGCAGACGCCGTTTAGGTGGCGAAAGGCGTTGACCCTAAAGCGTGCCAGATGTTCGATGCTGTAGGCAAAATCGGCTCCGTCGTCTTTTTCAAAACTCAATCGGGCGGTTTGATCCATGATTTCATAAAGATATTCATGGACTTTTTCTGAGTGCAGCGGTGGTTCGTCAAACGGAGCCAGATCACCGGTTTTACGGATTCGAGGCGGATCACCCGCAATCAGATGCAGGTCGGAACCTTCGGATTCAATCAATTTTCGCAGCAGTCGGTCTACTTGGTTCATGGTCTTCTATCTTGACCCTAGAGGCCAGCCAAGTCTACTTTGGGTAGAATAGTGGGATCGGTAACAAAACGTTGAAAGACTTTTTTGTCATTGGCTCTTAAGTACGCTTCATTGGGATCAATTTCTTGTTTTTCTATTGCAATCATCAGTGCCTGATCCATCAGTTGCATGCCGTAGGTTTTGCCCGTTTGAATTTGGGCGGGGATCTGGTGGGTTTTATCGCGCAAAATAAGTTGTGCGATGGCGCGTGTCATGACCAATGTTTCGATAATCGCTTTGCGCCCTCTTCCATCCAATGTTTTGACCAACTGTTGCGTGATAACGCCATGCAGATTTTGAGATAGAAAGGTTTTTCCTTGTTCGCGCTGCTCCGCAGGCAGCGCATCAATAATTCGATCCACAGTTTTGGAGGCGGTGGTGGTGTGCAGTGTGCCGAGCACCAAATGTCCGGTTTCAGCGGCGGTCATGGCCATCATTATGGCTTCAGAGTCACGCAGTTCACCGACGAAGATGACATCGGGGTCTTCACGCAGAGCGGCGCGGATGCCGTCGGCAAAGGTTTTTACATGGGTACCGATCTCTCTTTGTACCACCTGGGATTTTTTGCTCGGGTGGAGAAATTCAATTGGGTCTTCAAGGCTGATGATGTTGATCGCTTTGGTGCGGTTCAGGTAATCAATCAGCGCCGCCAGGGTGGTGGATTTGCCGGTGCCGGTGGAGCCAGTGACTAAGACCATGCCTTGGTGATGATCGCCCAGTTGCTCGACAATGGGTGGCAGACCGAGTTTTTCCAGTGAAGGAATATTAGAGTCGATGTGCCGAAAAGTAGCACCAAGACCGGTGGATTTGTGAAACAGATTGACCCGAAAACGTCCCACTTCGGGGTCGCTGTAGGAGAAATCCAGATCTTCGCCGTGTTGCAGGCGCTGCTGCTGGGCTTCGGTAAGGATTTCGTGCAGATAACCCTTTAATTCGTTTTTGCGCAGATCGCGGAATTTAATCGGCATCAGATCGCCGTTGATGCGCAACATGGGTGGGACATCAACCGCCAGATGAATGTCTGAGCAGCCTTGGTTGCGAGCTAATTTGAGAAAGGCGTCAATGCGCGCCATACCAAACCCTTGATTATCTGAAGTGTCTCAGTATCTTAGCCACATCTCGCATCGACTGGTAGCGTTTTTCTGGTTTTGCCGACATCATCTTGATCACCACCGCACTGAGGGTGTTGGGGATATTGGGGTTTTTCTTGTGCGGTGGGGTGGCTTTGCCCTGAGCGTGTTGGTAGAGCACGGAGATCAGGTCTTTGCTGTCAAAGGGCGGCGAACCGGTGAGCATTTCGTACAGCAATACGCCCAAACTGTAGATGTCGGTGCGTTCATCAATGCGTTTGCCGTGAATCTGCTCCGGTGCCATGTAACGAGGGGTGCCAACCACAGCACCGGTTTTGGTCAGTTGAGTGTCACCGCTGCTGCGCGCAGCAGCCACACCAAAATCAACGATTTTGACCAGATCCCGGTTGTTGATCAAAATATTAGCCGGTTTGATGTCACGATGCACAATGCGGTGTTTGTGGGCGCAGACCATGCCTTGAGCAATGCTGGTGGTGATGTGAATGGCGCGTGAGATGTGGAGTGGTTTTTTCTCGGTCAGTTCGGCACCAAGAGTGTGTGAGCTGAAATATTCCATCGAGATGGCGAACAGCCCGTTTAGCATCAGAAAGTCGTAGATGCGAATCACATTGGGGTGGGTGATCTTACGCGCGTAACGCAATTCGCGCACAAAA includes:
- the aprA gene encoding adenylyl-sulfate reductase subunit alpha; this encodes MAGEFGNPEVVQEEVDILMIGGGMACCGAAYEIMPWAKKAKEEHGIDLKIKLVDKAAMDRSGAVAQGLSAINTYIGAEQDPADYARMVSNDLMGLTRDDLAYDLGRVVDESVHLFEEWGLPIWKTDENGERFDGSKGMTSLKDGGKPVRSGKWQIMINGESYKWIVAEAAKKSLGIDRIEERIFIVKLINDKNDPSRIAGAVGFSTRDHKIVVYKAKAILLAAGGCVNIFRPRSVGEGQGRAWYPVWNAGSTYSMAAEAGAELTMMENRFVPTRFKDGYGPVGAWFLLFKAKATNAFGEVYMDRNKEMLNDYPPYGQAAVPASCLRNHLMLKEMKEGRGPIWMDTVTALANLRKTLSPREVKHLEAEAWEDFLDMCIGQCGVWVGENIEPEKKNSELMPTEPYLLGSHSGCCGIWTSGPTDVGAPTTEEHDEADKVPGHLPSGWNWGYRGMTTVSGLFTAGDGVGASGHKFSSGSHAEGRMAAKSMVKYCIDNQDFSPELDTDIDTLVDAIYQPVRTFLEFKDYSTAIDVNPNYITPKMLQFRLQKIMDEYVAGCSTYYNTNAEMLRVAGEKMDMLKEDAEKMRAKDLHELLRAWENYHRILTAEAHMKHIEFREESRYPGFYYRMDKNFVDEENWHCFVNSIYSKETQKWTCFKRAHVDIVDKAKLFK
- a CDS encoding PilT/PilU family type 4a pilus ATPase yields the protein MARIDAFLKLARNQGCSDIHLAVDVPPMLRINGDLMPIKFRDLRKNELKGYLHEILTEAQQQRLQHGEDLDFSYSDPEVGRFRVNLFHKSTGLGATFRHIDSNIPSLEKLGLPPIVEQLGDHHQGMVLVTGSTGTGKSTTLAALIDYLNRTKAINIISLEDPIEFLHPSKKSQVVQREIGTHVKTFADGIRAALREDPDVIFVGELRDSEAIMMAMTAAETGHLVLGTLHTTTASKTVDRIIDALPAEQREQGKTFLSQNLHGVITQQLVKTLDGRGRKAIIETLVMTRAIAQLILRDKTHQIPAQIQTGKTYGMQLMDQALMIAIEKQEIDPNEAYLRANDKKVFQRFVTDPTILPKVDLAGL
- a CDS encoding type IV pilus twitching motility protein PilT, translating into MNQVDRLLRKLIESEGSDLHLIAGDPPRIRKTGDLAPFDEPPLHSEKVHEYLYEIMDQTARLSFEKDDGADFAYSIEHLARFRVNAFRHLNGVCMVFRAIPNKAMSLEELGLPSIISSLSMDKQGLILVTGKTGSGKSTTLAAIVDSINRKKKGHIITIEDPIEFTHQRKQCLISQRQVGLHTPSFASALRSALREDPDAILVGEMRDHETISLAVTAAETGILVLGTLHTNRASDTVDRIINSYPSSKQAQVRTMLSTSLRCIISQQLARRADGSGRVAAIEILINTSAVSNLLREGKTNQLDDVMQSGALLGMQAMDGALRKLLDQQLITGEEAYQKALSKREFEQFRETPQN
- the aprB gene encoding adenylyl-sulfate reductase subunit beta, translating into MPTFVRTEKCDGCKGQDKTACMYICPHDLMKLDKDGSETGHAMKSYNQEPEQCWECYSCVKICPQNAIEARHYADVVPLGGSVQPLRGSDSIMWTIKFRNGTLKRFKFPIRTTPEGSIDCYGGKAEADMANIEKIGFFNHKEQNGFREGDPSELIRK
- a CDS encoding adenylate/guanylate cyclase domain-containing protein, whose protein sequence is MDVNGNENNKFMTTETYRCVVMFADVAGSTRLYEELGDQLAQQVIAERLVSMAAVVERFQGTVIKTIGDEIMVRFDEPDLAVMAACHIHELGASKTVQGVILSEHIGLHYGSTVLSNGDLFGDAVNVAARLTSVARGGQIMTSQETMDRLSDDLSLLARRFDLTKVKGRSQPIIMYEVIWESEDDVTGIHEQGVTRPLALEPLLLRCHTEERTLLPNSVMLLGRGSQCDLVIKGNAISRLHAFIEYHNGKFILRDESTNGTYVKMKEGRAVYLRREELPLLGSGVISLGAPVREPDHRLLYFDAQQGEEQAESEAEKLTVLIGVQPVKMSR